The following coding sequences lie in one Arachis hypogaea cultivar Tifrunner chromosome 4, arahy.Tifrunner.gnm2.J5K5, whole genome shotgun sequence genomic window:
- the LOC112797424 gene encoding uncharacterized protein: MENQRHQEREPEEQVVVVDEVDDDDDEEEESFSSDSEIGDALDWLDSKDDDDVVDASFSLNSRRPNAHGGHHHAAVNSSTLQPLSNRNQKFTHHIRASPLEEWEGRMNVGMSNSVSTAIRGSVREMAIGKTKTTDKADRATVEQAIDPRTRMVLFKMLNRGVFHDINGCISTGKEANVYHATKSDGQELAIKVYKTSILVFKDRDRYVQGDYRFRNGYCRHNPRKMVKTWAEKEMRNLMRLKAAGLRCPTPLLLRLHVLVMEFIGKAGWAAPRLKDANLSLDKLREGYLEMIIAMRTLYQKCKLVHGDLSEYNILYFEGHLYIIDVSQAVDPDHPHALDFLREDCIHISDFFKKHGVAVMTIRELFDFIVDPTIADDAVDGYLEEMQQKISARGDVSVEDEIADSVFMQTYIPKTLDDVKNAEDDVQRITSGKDTGDLYYQTITGLKHALSISQPSSQNDKQHVKSNPTEVSHINSDDKSGLSKADGDSESDEDENDESDSEVDSYSESDTQTPADRKAARKENKKKVKEEKREARKNKIPKAVKKRKKKLAKAKKTR, from the exons ATGGAGAACCAGCGACACCAAGAAAGAGAACCAGAAGAACAAGTAGTAGTAGTAGATgaggttgatgatgatgatgatgaagaagaggaaTCGTTTTCTTCGGATTCCGAGATCGGTGACGCCCTTGACTGGCTTGACTCCAAGGACGATGACGACGTCGTCGACGcttccttctctctcaattcTCGCCGCCCCAACGCCCATGGCGGCCACCACCACGCGGCCGTCAACTCCTCCACCCTCCAGCCTCTCTCTAACCGCAACCAGAAGTTCACGCACCACATTCGTGCGTCTCCCTTAGAG GAGTGGGAAGGGAGGATGAATGTTGGGATGTCTAACTCTGTGAGTACGGCAATTCGTGGTAGTGTTCGAGAGATGGCCATTGGTAAAACTAAAACTACTGATAAGGCAGACCGCGCCACTGTTGAGCAG GCAATTGATCCTAGAACGCGCATGGTTTTGTTCAAAATGCTTAACCGAGGTGTGTTTCATGATATCAATGGATGCATTTCAACTGGAAAGGAA GCAAATGTTTATCATGCAACCAAATCTGATGGTCAAGAACTTGCAATTAAAGTATACAAAACATCCATTCTGGTTTTTAA GGATAGAGATAGATATGTGCAAGGAGACTACCGTTTTAGAAATGGATACTGCAGGCATAATCCCAGGAAAATGGTAAAAACATGGGCAGAGAAAGAAATGAGGAATCTTATGAG GCTAAAGGCAGCAGGACTTAGGTGCCCTACACCTCTTCTTCTGAGGCTGCATGTTTTGGTTATGGAATTTATAG GAAAGGCTGGTTGGGCTGCCCCTCGTCTTAAAGATGCAAACTTATCTTTAGACAAGTTACGTGAAGGCTATCTTGAG ATGATTATTGCAATGCGGACATTGTATCAAAAGTGCAAATTGGTTCATGGTGACCTCAGCGAATATAATATACTTTATTTTGAG GGTCACTTGTATATTATTGATGTTTCTCAAGCTGTTGATCCTGACCATCCTCATGCCCTCGATTTCTTGCGTGAAGATTGTATTCATATATCA GACTTCTTTAAAAAGCATGGTGTGGCTGTCATGACGATAAGAGAACTGTTCGATTTTATTGTTGATCCAACTATTGCTGATGATGCTGTGGATGGTTATTTGGAAGAG ATGCAACAAAAAATCTCAGCAAGAGGAGATGTATCTGTAGAGGATGAGATTGCAGACTCGGTATTTATGCAG ACTTACATTCCTAAGACGCTAGATGATGTTAAGAATGCCGAGGATGATGTGCAACGCATAACAAGTGGGAAGGACACCGGCGATTTATACTATCAGACCATCACTGGACTTAAACACGCATTATCAATATCACAACCTTCGTCGCAAAATGACAAGCAGCATGTGAAATCAAATCCTACAGAGGTTTCACATATCAACTCTGATGATAAATCTGGCCTTTCAAAGGCAGATGGTGACTCAGAGTCCGACgaggatgaaaatgatgaaagtGATTCCGAAGTGGATTCATATTCTGAAAGCGATACACAGACGCCTGCAGACAGGAAAGCGGCTAGAAAAGAGAATAAGAAGAAGGTgaaggaagagaagagagaagcgcGGAAAAATAAAATCCCCAAGGCtgtcaagaaaagaaagaagaagttggCTAAAGCCAAAAAGACAAGGTAG